A part of Muntiacus reevesi chromosome 12, mMunRee1.1, whole genome shotgun sequence genomic DNA contains:
- the SLC39A4 gene encoding zinc transporter ZIP4, whose product MALLGRPGLGPLLAVLVVLVASGTATPTARLLTLLSSGQGALDRVALGGLLNTLADRVHCADGPCGKCLSVDDALALGRPEQPGAPSGPALEPRHIARLSAAATLYLSDPAGTCAEVQAGRWAARADQLLVLLESPQALSPALTRLLQQIQAHAAGQPAPQQACVDLPQLLAEAAGVGAPGSPGPVLAALLDHVRSGACFRALPTPQYFVDYVFRQHSSENPNITLDELAVLMERLGLGGATEPHDSHSNDSPLGKGQGPVLLASPNSSASAWDTLCLSARDVMAVYGMSEQAGVTPDDWARLSPALLQQQLSGACTPQPTLPTQDRLSQAERYLYGSLATLLTCLCSLFGLVLLSCARCSTTSHYVIQVFLSMAVGALTGDALLHLMPKVLGLHAHDGEDPGFQPTWHLLAVLGGLYAFFLFESLFNLLLPLDPEDPKDGACSHGHSHGGHSHGMSLPLAPSNLRQPKQLHEGSRADLVAEESPELLSPEPRRLSPELRLLPYVITLGDAVHNFADGLAVGAAFLSSWKTGLATSLAVFCHEVPHELGDFAALLHSGLSVRRALLLNLTSALTAFIGLYVALAAGVGEDGETWILAVAAGLFLYVALCDMLPAMLNVRDQRPWLLFLLHNVGLLGGWTVLLLLSLYEDNIAF is encoded by the exons ATGGCACTCCTGGGCCGGCCCGGGCTGGGTCCGCTGCTGGCTGTGCTGGTCGTGCTGGTGGCGTCGGGGACAGCGACCCCCACTGCTCGTCTCCTGACCCTGCTGTCCTCGGGCCAGGGCGCTCTGGACCGCGTGGCGCTGGGCGGCCTGTTAAATACACTGGCGGACCGTGTGCACTGTGCCGACGGGCCGTGTGGAAAG TGCCTGTCTGTGGACGACGCCCTGGCTCTGGGCAGGCCTGAGCAGCCCGGGGCCCCCTCGGGCCCAGCCCTGGAGCCCAGGCACATCGCCCGCCTCAGTGCCGCCGCTACCCTCTACCTCAGCGACCCGGCGGGCACCTGCGCCGAGGTCCAGGCTGGCCGCTGGGCTGCCCGCGCTGATCAGCTCCTGGTCCTGCTCGAGAGCCCTCAAGCCCTGAGCCCGGCCCTGACCAGGCTGCTGCAGCAGATCCAGGCCCACGCTGCTGGCCAGCCCGCTCCTCAGCAG GCCTGTGTGGACCTGCCTCAGCTGCTGGCGGAggcggcaggggtgggggctCCCGGCAGCCCCGGCCCAGTGCTGGCTGCCCTGCTGGACCACGTCAGGAGCGGCGCCTGCTTCCGTGCCCTGCCAACTCCCCAGTACTTCGTGGACTACGTGTTCCGGCAGCACAGCAGCGAGAACCCCAACATCACCCTGGACG AGTTGGCGGTCTTGATGGAGCGCCTGGGGCTGGGCGGAGCGACGGAGCCCCACGACAGCCACAGCAACGACAGTCCTCTGGGAAAGGGCCAGGGCCCTGTGCTCCTTGCCTCCCCCAACAGCAGTGCCAGCGCATGGGACACG CTGTGCCTGAGTGCTCGAGACGTCATGGCTGTGTACGGAATGTCTGAGCAGGCCGGGGTGACGCCGGACGACTGGGCCCGACTGAGCCCGGCTCTGCTCCAGCAGCAACTGAGCGGGGCCTGCACCCCCCAGCCCACGCTCCCCACCCAGGACCGGCTCAGTCAGGCCGAGA GGTACCTGTACGGCTCCCTGGCCACGCTGCTGACCTGCCTGTGCTCCCTCTTCGGGCTTGTGCTCCTCAGCTGTGCCAGATGTAGCACCACCTCCCACTACGTCATCCAGGTCTTCCTGAGCATGGCTGTGGGCGCGCTCACCGGTGACGCCCTCCTGCACTTGATGCCTAAG GTGCTGGGGCTGCACGCCCATGACGGGGAGGACCCTGGTTTCCAGCCCACGTGGCACCTCCTAGCTGTGCTGGGTGGGCTCTATGCCTTCTTCCTGTTCGAGAGCCTCTTCAACCTCTTGCTGCCCCTGGACCCTGAG GACCCAAAGGATGGGGCCTGCAGTCATGGCCACAGTCACGGCGGCCACAGCCATGGCATGTCCCTGCCCCTGGCGCCCAGCAACCTCCGGCAGCCGAAGCAGCTCCACGAGGGCTCTCGCGCAGACCTG GTGGCGGAGGAGAGCCCCGAGCTGCTGAGCCCGGAGCCCCGGAGACTGAGCccag AGCTGAGACTGCTGCCCTACGTGATCACGCTGGGCGACGCCGTGCACAACTTCGCCGACGGGCTGGCAGTGGGAGCCGCCTTTCTGTCCTCCTGGAAGACGGGGCTGGCCACCTCGCTGGCCGTGTTCTGCCACGAGGTGCCCCACGAGTTGG GGGACTTCGCAGCCCTGCTGCACTCGGGGCTGTCGGTGCGCCGCGCGCTGCTCCTGAACTTGACCTCGGCGCTCACGGCCTTCATCGGCCTCTACGTTGCGCTCGCGGCCGGCGTAGGCGAAGACGGCGAGACCTGGATCCTGGCGGTGGCCGCCGGCCTCTTCCTCTACGTGGCGCTCTGCGACATG CTCCCGGCCATGCTGAACGTGCGCGACCAGCGGCCCTGGCTCCTCTTCTTGCTCCACAACGTTGGCCTGCTGGGCGGCTGGACcgtcctgctgctgctgtcgctgTATGAGGATAACATCGCCTTCTGA